Proteins from one Coturnix japonica isolate 7356 chromosome 5, Coturnix japonica 2.1, whole genome shotgun sequence genomic window:
- the SRSF5 gene encoding serine/arginine-rich splicing factor 5 isoform X3, with product MSGCRVFIGRLNPAAREKDVERFFKGYGRIRDIDLKRGFGFVEFEDPRDADDAVYELDGKELCSERVTIEHARARSRGRGRGRYSDRFSSRRPRSDRRSAPPLRTENRLIVENLSSRVSWQDLKDFMRQAGEVTFADAHRPKLNEGVVEFASYSDLKNAIEKLSGKEINGRKIKLIEGSKRHRSRSRSRSRSRSSSRSRSRSRSRSRKSYSRSRSRSRSKSRSVSRSPMPEKSQKRGSSSRSKSPSSVDRQRSRSRSRSVDSGN from the exons ATGAGCGGCTGCCGCGTGTTCATCGGGAGGCTGAACCCCGCCGCCAGGGAGAAGGACGTGGAGAGGTTCTTCAAGGGCTACGGCCGCATCCGGGACATCGACCTCAAGAGGGGATTCGGCTTTGTG GAGTTCGAGGATCCGAGAGATGCGGACGATGCCGTCTATGAGCTGGATGGGAAGGAGCTTTGCAGTGAGAG GGTTACCATTGAGCATGCAAGAGCACGCTCTAGGGGTAGAGGCCGAGGGAGGTACTCTGACCGCTTTAGCAGCCGCCGGCCACGCAGTGACAGGAG AAGTGCCCCACCATTAAGGACGGAGAACCGCCTCATAGTAGAAAATCTGTCGTCCCGAGTCAGCTGGCAG GATCTCAAAGACTTCATGAGACAAGCTGGGGAAGTAACCTTTGCAGATGCACACAGACCTAAGTTAAATGAAGG GGTGGTTGAATTTGCCTCTTACAGTGATTTAAAGAATGCTATTGAAAAGCTTTCTGGTAAAGAAATAAAcggaagaaaaatcaaactaaTCGAAGGCAGCAAAAGACACAG GTCCAGAAGCAGGTCACGGTCTCGTAGCAGAAGCTCGTCCAGGTCTCGTAGCCGTTCCCGGTCGCGAAGCCGCAAGTCTTACAGCAGGTCAAGGAGCAGGAGCCGTAGCAAGTCTCGATCAGTTAGCAGATCTCCAATGCCAGAGAAGAGCCAGAAGCGTGGCTCTTCCAGTAGATCCAAATCCCCATCGTCTGTGGATCGACAGAGGTCTAGATCGAGGTCCAGATCCGTTGATAGTGGCAACTGA
- the SRSF5 gene encoding serine/arginine-rich splicing factor 5 isoform X2, with product MSGCRVFIGRLNPAAREKDVERFFKGYGRIRDIDLKRGFGFVEFEDPRDADDAVYELDGKELCSERVTIEHARARSRGRGRGRYSDRFSSRRPRSDRSAPPLRTENRLIVENLSSRVSWQDLKDFMRQAGEVTFADAHRPKLNEGVVEFASYSDLKNAIEKLSGKEINGRKIKLIEGSKRHSRSRSRSRSRSRSSSRSRSRSRSRSRKSYSRSRSRSRSKSRSVSRSPMPEKSQKRGSSSRSKSPSSVDRQRSRSRSRSVDSGN from the exons ATGAGCGGCTGCCGCGTGTTCATCGGGAGGCTGAACCCCGCCGCCAGGGAGAAGGACGTGGAGAGGTTCTTCAAGGGCTACGGCCGCATCCGGGACATCGACCTCAAGAGGGGATTCGGCTTTGTG GAGTTCGAGGATCCGAGAGATGCGGACGATGCCGTCTATGAGCTGGATGGGAAGGAGCTTTGCAGTGAGAG GGTTACCATTGAGCATGCAAGAGCACGCTCTAGGGGTAGAGGCCGAGGGAGGTACTCTGACCGCTTTAGCAGCCGCCGGCCACGCAGTGACAGGAG TGCCCCACCATTAAGGACGGAGAACCGCCTCATAGTAGAAAATCTGTCGTCCCGAGTCAGCTGGCAG GATCTCAAAGACTTCATGAGACAAGCTGGGGAAGTAACCTTTGCAGATGCACACAGACCTAAGTTAAATGAAGG GGTGGTTGAATTTGCCTCTTACAGTGATTTAAAGAATGCTATTGAAAAGCTTTCTGGTAAAGAAATAAAcggaagaaaaatcaaactaaTCGAAGGCAGCAAAAGACACAG TAGGTCCAGAAGCAGGTCACGGTCTCGTAGCAGAAGCTCGTCCAGGTCTCGTAGCCGTTCCCGGTCGCGAAGCCGCAAGTCTTACAGCAGGTCAAGGAGCAGGAGCCGTAGCAAGTCTCGATCAGTTAGCAGATCTCCAATGCCAGAGAAGAGCCAGAAGCGTGGCTCTTCCAGTAGATCCAAATCCCCATCGTCTGTGGATCGACAGAGGTCTAGATCGAGGTCCAGATCCGTTGATAGTGGCAACTGA
- the SRSF5 gene encoding serine/arginine-rich splicing factor 5 isoform X1 yields MSGCRVFIGRLNPAAREKDVERFFKGYGRIRDIDLKRGFGFVEFEDPRDADDAVYELDGKELCSERVTIEHARARSRGRGRGRYSDRFSSRRPRSDRRSAPPLRTENRLIVENLSSRVSWQDLKDFMRQAGEVTFADAHRPKLNEGVVEFASYSDLKNAIEKLSGKEINGRKIKLIEGSKRHSRSRSRSRSRSRSSSRSRSRSRSRSRKSYSRSRSRSRSKSRSVSRSPMPEKSQKRGSSSRSKSPSSVDRQRSRSRSRSVDSGN; encoded by the exons ATGAGCGGCTGCCGCGTGTTCATCGGGAGGCTGAACCCCGCCGCCAGGGAGAAGGACGTGGAGAGGTTCTTCAAGGGCTACGGCCGCATCCGGGACATCGACCTCAAGAGGGGATTCGGCTTTGTG GAGTTCGAGGATCCGAGAGATGCGGACGATGCCGTCTATGAGCTGGATGGGAAGGAGCTTTGCAGTGAGAG GGTTACCATTGAGCATGCAAGAGCACGCTCTAGGGGTAGAGGCCGAGGGAGGTACTCTGACCGCTTTAGCAGCCGCCGGCCACGCAGTGACAGGAG AAGTGCCCCACCATTAAGGACGGAGAACCGCCTCATAGTAGAAAATCTGTCGTCCCGAGTCAGCTGGCAG GATCTCAAAGACTTCATGAGACAAGCTGGGGAAGTAACCTTTGCAGATGCACACAGACCTAAGTTAAATGAAGG GGTGGTTGAATTTGCCTCTTACAGTGATTTAAAGAATGCTATTGAAAAGCTTTCTGGTAAAGAAATAAAcggaagaaaaatcaaactaaTCGAAGGCAGCAAAAGACACAG TAGGTCCAGAAGCAGGTCACGGTCTCGTAGCAGAAGCTCGTCCAGGTCTCGTAGCCGTTCCCGGTCGCGAAGCCGCAAGTCTTACAGCAGGTCAAGGAGCAGGAGCCGTAGCAAGTCTCGATCAGTTAGCAGATCTCCAATGCCAGAGAAGAGCCAGAAGCGTGGCTCTTCCAGTAGATCCAAATCCCCATCGTCTGTGGATCGACAGAGGTCTAGATCGAGGTCCAGATCCGTTGATAGTGGCAACTGA